The Brevibacillus choshinensis genome includes a region encoding these proteins:
- a CDS encoding peptide ABC transporter substrate-binding protein, translated as MKKSVFAAMSSILVLSAALAGCGGGDNKAGEQGGQAANEENKGPKVLRMNLHSEPPTADPALAEDSTSGALLRATFDGLTRIGEDGKPHESVAEKIDVSEDGMTYTFHLRDSKWSNGDPVTAKDFEFAWKRALDPKTASNYAYQLYYLKNAEEYNLGKAKVDDVGVKALDDKTLEVKLKNPTPFFLELTAFYTYFPVNQKVVEADPKWASEAKTHVANGPFKMETWEHKSKVVLVKNDNYWDKDTVKLDKIDFSMVEDENTELSMFDNGDLDWAGAPMSALPTDAIPALKDSGKMETRPIAGTYMYKFNTEKAPFNNAKIRKAFAYAINRQTIIDNVTQANQQPAMGLVPPTMAVTSTPYFKDNDVEAAKKLLEEGMKEEGITKLPPLTLSYNTSEGHKKIAEAIQDQWKKAFGVEIKLENKEWKVFLDDMHQGNFQIARSSWTGDFNDPINFLELFKFKKGGNNDTNWENPKYQELLNKSALEKDPEKRKQILAEAEALFMDEMPAAPIYFYTHSYVKNDKVKGVVLDGLGFVDWKWADIQ; from the coding sequence ATGAAAAAAAGTGTATTCGCAGCAATGAGCTCGATTCTCGTTTTGAGTGCGGCTCTGGCTGGTTGCGGCGGCGGAGATAATAAAGCTGGCGAACAAGGCGGACAAGCTGCTAACGAAGAAAATAAAGGACCAAAAGTACTGCGCATGAACTTGCACAGTGAACCGCCTACAGCGGACCCAGCACTTGCAGAGGATTCTACTTCCGGTGCCCTGCTGCGCGCGACTTTTGACGGACTGACTCGCATCGGTGAAGATGGCAAACCACACGAATCCGTTGCTGAAAAAATCGATGTATCCGAAGATGGCATGACCTACACCTTCCACCTGCGTGATTCCAAATGGAGCAATGGCGATCCTGTCACTGCAAAAGATTTTGAATTTGCATGGAAGCGAGCGCTCGATCCGAAAACGGCTTCCAACTATGCATACCAGCTGTACTACCTGAAAAACGCTGAGGAGTACAACCTAGGCAAAGCAAAAGTGGATGACGTCGGTGTTAAAGCGTTGGACGACAAAACGCTGGAAGTGAAGCTGAAAAACCCAACTCCATTCTTCCTGGAGCTGACTGCTTTCTACACGTACTTCCCAGTGAATCAAAAGGTAGTAGAAGCGGATCCGAAATGGGCTAGCGAAGCAAAAACTCACGTAGCGAACGGACCATTCAAAATGGAAACATGGGAGCACAAAAGCAAAGTGGTTCTCGTGAAAAACGACAACTACTGGGATAAAGACACTGTCAAACTGGACAAAATCGACTTCTCTATGGTTGAGGATGAAAACACCGAGCTGTCCATGTTCGACAACGGTGATCTGGACTGGGCAGGAGCTCCTATGAGTGCACTCCCTACGGATGCGATCCCGGCTCTGAAAGATTCCGGAAAAATGGAAACTCGCCCAATCGCGGGTACCTACATGTATAAGTTCAATACGGAAAAAGCGCCGTTCAACAACGCTAAAATCCGTAAAGCATTTGCTTATGCAATTAACCGTCAAACCATCATTGACAACGTAACTCAGGCTAACCAACAACCTGCAATGGGTCTGGTTCCGCCAACAATGGCAGTTACATCTACTCCTTACTTCAAGGACAATGATGTAGAGGCAGCGAAAAAACTGCTGGAAGAGGGTATGAAAGAAGAAGGCATCACCAAACTGCCTCCATTGACTCTTTCCTACAACACTTCCGAAGGCCACAAGAAAATTGCGGAAGCGATCCAAGACCAATGGAAAAAAGCATTCGGTGTTGAGATCAAGCTGGAAAACAAAGAGTGGAAAGTATTCCTGGACGACATGCACCAAGGTAACTTCCAAATCGCGCGTTCCAGCTGGACTGGTGACTTTAACGATCCAATCAACTTCCTGGAACTGTTCAAGTTCAAAAAAGGTGGCAACAACGACACCAACTGGGAAAATCCTAAGTACCAAGAGCTGTTGAACAAATCCGCTCTGGAGAAAGATCCAGAGAAACGCAAACAAATCCTGGCAGAAGCAGAGGCATTGTTCATGGACGAAATGCCAGCAGCGCCA
- a CDS encoding nucleotide-binding protein: MGHRQKPEIFIGSSVEGLPVAYEIQNALEHDADCIVWPQGIFEPGSVTLHDLIGMTRQVDFAIFAFTPDDLTRYRNQEVKTVRDNVLFEFGLFTGKLGIERVFFMTPRHVPGMHLPTDLLGITPVTYDHTTDPKFFPAKIGSACHLIRRQLQKYGPIQQGVSEKELQRYILTLESHARFMLSAIESSERMLPRIHSVLGALHNEFCPLADFRVKGTTLFQLTEDGKALAQIGCSGAIKDHAKTYLLEYNGSNPQDRSYVVDSFLSNQKVISYTGKKYGHEKELILSFTVAKIFVFTIHLLAKETTLALPEIAEELIRINEDLFYYFETILERGTLP; the protein is encoded by the coding sequence ATGGGCCATCGGCAAAAACCGGAAATTTTCATCGGTTCCTCTGTAGAAGGTCTCCCCGTCGCCTACGAAATTCAAAACGCTCTAGAGCATGATGCCGATTGTATCGTTTGGCCGCAAGGAATATTCGAGCCTGGCAGCGTCACGTTGCACGACCTCATCGGAATGACCAGACAAGTGGACTTCGCCATCTTTGCCTTTACACCGGATGACCTGACTCGTTACCGGAACCAGGAAGTGAAAACTGTGCGGGACAACGTGCTGTTTGAGTTTGGATTGTTTACGGGCAAGCTGGGCATCGAACGTGTTTTTTTCATGACGCCTCGCCATGTACCCGGCATGCACCTGCCTACCGATCTGCTCGGGATTACTCCCGTGACCTATGACCACACCACAGACCCGAAGTTTTTTCCGGCTAAAATCGGTTCTGCCTGCCATCTCATTCGACGCCAACTCCAAAAATACGGTCCCATCCAGCAGGGCGTGTCAGAAAAAGAGCTCCAACGGTACATACTGACATTGGAATCACATGCTCGCTTTATGCTCTCGGCCATCGAATCGAGCGAGAGGATGCTCCCTCGCATTCACTCCGTACTGGGGGCTCTCCATAATGAATTTTGTCCCTTGGCTGATTTTCGCGTAAAGGGAACGACGCTGTTCCAACTGACTGAGGACGGAAAAGCCCTCGCGCAAATTGGTTGCTCCGGGGCAATAAAAGACCATGCAAAAACATACCTTTTGGAATACAATGGAAGTAACCCACAAGACCGGAGTTATGTAGTAGACTCGTTCTTAAGCAACCAAAAAGTGATTTCCTACACAGGGAAAAAATACGGACATGAAAAAGAGCTGATTCTCAGCTTCACGGTCGCGAAAATTTTCGTGTTTACCATTCATCTGTTAGCAAAGGAAACAACACTCGCACTTCCTGAAATTGCCGAAGAACTGATTCGAATTAATGAAGATCTCTTCTATTACTTCGAAACCATTCTGGAAAGGGGAACGTTACCATGA
- a CDS encoding helix-turn-helix transcriptional regulator — MNRAVNGLPKGVLHLAENDQKFSLVRYAPSVETQYFVQHYWIVRWDLRGQEPYKQTVIAHPNVNLVVEENGTRIYGVGRSTSVRIVKDHGWVVGIKFKPGGFYPFLGAPVSHLTDSTATIEEVFGIESGPLESFILSAPDDQSMVSRIEAFLAERLPEKDPNVSLVHELVMTFRDDRRVIRVEDAVRLTGMNKRTMQRLFDRYVGVSPKSVIKRYRIHEAAMRIDQGEVADWLDLSTELGYYDHSHFIRDFKSVVGMSPEEYRQK; from the coding sequence TTGAATAGAGCTGTTAATGGATTACCCAAAGGGGTCCTTCATCTGGCAGAGAACGATCAAAAATTTTCGCTCGTAAGGTACGCACCTTCTGTTGAGACACAATATTTTGTGCAGCATTACTGGATCGTCAGATGGGATTTACGTGGTCAGGAGCCGTACAAACAGACCGTGATCGCCCATCCAAACGTCAATCTAGTCGTTGAAGAGAACGGCACACGCATTTATGGCGTAGGACGATCCACCTCCGTACGTATTGTAAAGGATCATGGATGGGTGGTCGGCATCAAATTCAAGCCCGGTGGTTTTTACCCGTTTCTGGGTGCCCCGGTTTCTCACCTGACTGACAGCACTGCGACTATAGAAGAAGTTTTTGGTATTGAAAGTGGGCCGCTCGAGAGTTTCATTTTGTCCGCACCTGATGATCAGAGCATGGTGAGTCGGATAGAAGCTTTTTTGGCAGAAAGATTGCCGGAAAAGGATCCGAATGTTTCTCTCGTTCACGAGCTGGTCATGACCTTTCGAGACGACCGCAGAGTGATCAGGGTAGAGGATGCCGTACGTTTAACAGGAATGAATAAACGAACCATGCAACGCCTGTTCGACCGTTACGTCGGAGTTAGTCCGAAATCCGTCATCAAACGATATCGGATACACGAAGCTGCGATGCGCATTGATCAGGGGGAAGTGGCCGACTGGCTGGATCTCTCTACTGAACTGGGGTATTACGATCACTCTCACTTCATTCGCGATTTTAAATCAGTCGTAGGGATGTCGCCTGAAGAGTATAGACAAAAATAA
- a CDS encoding peptide ABC transporter substrate-binding protein — translation MKKKVSLFAGLLLVVGTVLAACSGGAQPSASTPPKQETGAPAAQTAEKKPQVFRANLTSEPSTADPGLAKDATSGAVVRATFDGLTRLDKDSKPMNSMASDIKVSDDNRVYTFTLRDAKWSNGDPVTAQDFEFAWKRVLDPKLAAEYAYQLYYIKNAEKVHTGKAKPEELGVKVLDDKKLEVTLENPTPYFLELTAFYTYYPVDKKIVEANPKWANEAATHVSNGPFKMRSWEHKSKIVLEKNENYWDKDAVKLDQIDFAMIEDDSTALSMFENGELDWAGQPLGGLPTDAIPALKESGKLVVHPKATMYWYKLNTTKGPLSNAKIRKALSYTVDRKSIVDNITQVGQVPTMGMLPQSMIIKSEGYFKDHDTETAKQLLQEGLKELGLTSLPPITLSYNTTDRHKKIAEAVQDQWKKALGIDVKLANKEFKVHLEDLHSLNYDIGRLGWNADFNDPINYLEMFRDAKTGNNDTGWEDTRYKELLQKSALESDPSKRTQLFAEAEQIFMDAMPVIPLFTDVDIWVQNDKVKGVQVDGLGFIDLKWAEMVQ, via the coding sequence ATGAAAAAGAAAGTAAGTCTGTTTGCTGGCTTGCTCCTGGTAGTCGGTACAGTTTTGGCAGCCTGTTCCGGTGGGGCGCAACCGTCAGCATCTACACCACCCAAACAAGAGACGGGAGCACCTGCGGCACAAACAGCAGAGAAAAAGCCGCAAGTATTCCGTGCAAATCTGACGAGTGAGCCTTCTACGGCTGACCCTGGTTTGGCGAAGGATGCTACTTCAGGTGCTGTCGTGCGAGCGACATTTGATGGATTGACCCGTTTGGACAAAGATTCAAAACCAATGAATTCGATGGCATCCGATATCAAGGTATCTGATGACAATCGCGTCTACACGTTCACTCTGCGAGATGCGAAATGGAGCAATGGAGACCCGGTGACAGCGCAAGACTTTGAATTTGCCTGGAAGCGTGTACTCGATCCTAAGCTTGCTGCAGAATACGCCTACCAGCTGTACTACATCAAGAACGCGGAAAAAGTGCATACCGGAAAGGCGAAGCCTGAAGAATTGGGCGTCAAGGTACTGGATGACAAGAAGCTAGAAGTGACGCTAGAAAACCCGACGCCTTACTTCCTGGAACTGACCGCCTTCTATACCTATTATCCGGTTGATAAAAAAATTGTCGAAGCCAATCCGAAATGGGCAAACGAAGCAGCTACTCACGTGAGTAACGGTCCGTTCAAAATGAGGTCGTGGGAGCATAAGAGCAAGATTGTTCTGGAAAAGAACGAGAACTACTGGGATAAGGATGCTGTAAAGCTTGATCAGATTGATTTTGCCATGATCGAGGACGACAGCACTGCACTGTCTATGTTTGAAAATGGAGAGCTGGATTGGGCGGGACAACCGCTTGGAGGATTGCCTACAGATGCAATCCCGGCACTGAAAGAGTCTGGAAAACTGGTCGTGCATCCGAAAGCGACAATGTACTGGTATAAGCTGAACACAACCAAAGGGCCACTCAGCAATGCCAAGATACGTAAAGCGTTGTCCTACACGGTCGATCGTAAGAGCATCGTAGACAATATCACACAGGTAGGTCAGGTGCCGACCATGGGGATGCTGCCGCAATCGATGATCATTAAGTCAGAGGGCTACTTCAAGGATCATGATACGGAAACTGCCAAGCAATTGCTCCAAGAAGGATTGAAGGAACTGGGTCTCACTTCGCTTCCGCCAATCACCTTGTCATACAATACGACCGACAGGCACAAAAAGATTGCTGAGGCTGTGCAGGATCAATGGAAAAAAGCCCTTGGCATTGATGTGAAGCTGGCTAACAAGGAGTTCAAGGTGCATTTGGAAGATTTGCATTCTCTGAATTATGATATTGGCCGTCTCGGCTGGAACGCGGACTTTAACGATCCGATCAACTACTTGGAAATGTTCCGGGATGCAAAGACCGGAAACAACGATACGGGATGGGAGGACACGCGCTACAAAGAACTGCTTCAAAAGTCCGCCTTGGAGAGTGACCCCTCAAAACGTACACAGCTGTTTGCAGAGGCTGAACAGATATTTATGGATGCAATGCCTGTGATCCCGCTCTTTACGGATGTAGATATTTGGGTACAAAACGACAAGGTGAAGGGCGTACAAGTGGATGGTCTTGGATTCATCGATTTGAAGTGGGCAGAAATGGTGCAGTAG
- a CDS encoding MetQ/NlpA family ABC transporter substrate-binding protein, producing the protein MKKLVVSVLSTVLAFSLAACGSKPEATPAPAEGGAQGSKGTEAVTLNIGATPVPHAEILKYIQPKLKDQGVNLEIKEFTDYVQPNVQVNEKQLDANFFQHKPYLEQFNKDQNMDLQPVVAVHIEPFGAYSKKIKKIEELADGATIALPNDPTNNGRALALLEKNGVIKLKDGVGISGTVKDIVENKKNLKFKEVEAAMLPRVLEEVDLALINTNYALEAKLVPTTDALLLEDKDSPYANYLVARPDNKDSEAMQKLVKELNSPEVKQFIQEKYKGAIVPAF; encoded by the coding sequence GTGAAGAAATTAGTGGTATCTGTACTGTCGACTGTATTGGCATTCTCTCTTGCAGCTTGCGGCAGCAAACCAGAAGCGACTCCAGCACCAGCTGAGGGTGGCGCACAAGGCTCCAAAGGTACAGAAGCGGTGACTTTGAATATTGGAGCAACTCCAGTTCCACACGCTGAAATCTTGAAATACATTCAGCCAAAACTGAAGGACCAAGGCGTGAACCTGGAAATCAAGGAATTCACGGATTACGTTCAACCAAACGTACAAGTAAACGAAAAACAACTCGACGCAAACTTCTTCCAGCACAAACCTTACCTGGAACAGTTTAATAAAGACCAAAACATGGACTTGCAACCAGTGGTAGCGGTACACATCGAGCCATTTGGTGCTTATTCCAAAAAGATCAAGAAAATCGAAGAATTAGCTGATGGAGCAACAATCGCTCTGCCAAACGACCCAACTAACAACGGCCGCGCATTGGCTCTTCTGGAGAAAAACGGCGTGATCAAGCTGAAAGACGGCGTAGGCATCAGCGGTACCGTAAAAGACATCGTAGAAAACAAGAAAAACCTGAAGTTCAAAGAAGTAGAAGCAGCGATGCTGCCACGCGTACTGGAAGAAGTAGATCTGGCGCTGATCAACACAAACTACGCTCTGGAAGCAAAACTGGTTCCAACGACAGATGCTCTGCTTTTAGAAGACAAGGATTCTCCATATGCGAACTACCTGGTAGCTCGTCCTGACAACAAAGACTCAGAAGCGATGCAAAAACTTGTGAAAGAGCTGAACTCCCCGGAAGTGAAACAGTTCATCCAAGAGAAATACAAAGGTGCAATTGTTCCAGCATTCTAA
- a CDS encoding methionine ABC transporter permease, translated as MGLTLENVDWAEIAEGTGATLTMLGFSTLFAVLIGLPVGVILFLTSRGQLLENRAFYSIASIVVNILRSVPFIILMILLIPVTKAIVGTSLGVLGAIPPLVIGAAPFFARLVETSLREVDRGVIEAAQSMGASNWQIVWSVLLPEARSGLIAAITITTVTLVSYTAMSGVIGGGGLGDLAIRYGYQRFQTDVMVVTVIILLVLVQILQSFGDRLVLKFSRK; from the coding sequence ATGGGATTGACACTAGAAAATGTGGACTGGGCTGAAATAGCGGAAGGCACAGGGGCTACACTAACGATGCTTGGCTTTTCTACACTGTTTGCTGTTTTGATCGGTTTGCCGGTAGGTGTGATCCTGTTCCTCACATCGAGAGGCCAGCTTTTGGAGAATCGCGCATTCTACTCAATCGCATCGATTGTGGTCAACATCTTGCGCTCAGTTCCTTTCATTATTCTCATGATCTTGTTGATTCCGGTCACGAAAGCGATTGTGGGAACTTCGCTGGGCGTGCTGGGTGCGATTCCGCCACTGGTGATCGGGGCAGCTCCTTTCTTCGCTAGGCTGGTAGAGACCTCATTGCGTGAAGTCGATCGAGGTGTGATCGAAGCAGCGCAGTCGATGGGTGCTTCCAACTGGCAGATCGTGTGGAGTGTCCTGCTACCCGAGGCACGTTCCGGTCTGATTGCGGCCATCACGATCACGACTGTCACGCTCGTATCTTACACTGCGATGTCTGGGGTAATCGGTGGAGGCGGACTGGGTGACCTGGCAATTCGCTACGGCTATCAGCGCTTCCAGACGGATGTCATGGTAGTAACCGTCATTATCTTGCTCGTGTTGGTGCAGATCTTGCAGTCCTTTGGGGATCGGTTGGTTTTGAAATTCAGCCGTAAGTAA
- a CDS encoding methionine ABC transporter ATP-binding protein, which yields MIQLRNLQKSYQVQGKTIPALHGIDLTIEKGEIYGIIGHSGAGKSTLIRCINLLERPTSGQVFVDGVELTKLDDHKLQEQRRQVGMIFQHFNLLSSATVGDNVAFPLKLAKRPKAEIRQKVDELLKLVGLEAHRDKYPSQLSGGQKQRVGIARALANDPKVLLCDEATSALDPQTTNSILALLLDINRKLGLTIVLITHEMHVIRSICDRVGVIDGGLIVESGKVLDVFLKPQHPTTQEFVEQVADSTELREAVAQEKATGNRTIARVTFLGEQTYQPILFQTMQETGTVFSILQGTISRMKDTPYGQLVVELEGDAQQSERAIQTLRQRGLEVEVI from the coding sequence TTGATTCAATTACGCAATCTGCAAAAAAGCTATCAAGTACAGGGAAAGACGATCCCAGCATTGCACGGGATTGATCTGACGATAGAAAAGGGAGAAATTTACGGGATTATCGGGCATTCCGGTGCGGGGAAGAGTACGCTCATCCGTTGTATCAATCTGCTGGAGCGTCCAACCTCTGGGCAAGTATTTGTCGATGGGGTTGAGCTGACCAAGCTGGACGATCATAAGCTGCAGGAGCAGCGTCGGCAGGTAGGAATGATCTTTCAGCATTTTAACCTGCTGTCCTCGGCAACGGTAGGAGACAATGTGGCGTTTCCCTTGAAGTTGGCGAAGCGTCCCAAGGCGGAGATCCGTCAAAAGGTGGACGAGCTGCTGAAGCTGGTCGGACTGGAAGCACATCGAGACAAGTACCCCTCCCAATTGTCGGGTGGGCAAAAGCAACGCGTGGGCATCGCCCGTGCGCTGGCGAACGATCCAAAGGTTCTGCTGTGCGACGAGGCTACGTCAGCATTGGATCCGCAGACAACCAATTCCATTCTGGCTCTGCTGCTGGATATCAACCGCAAGCTGGGCTTGACCATCGTACTGATTACCCATGAGATGCACGTCATTCGCTCGATTTGTGATCGCGTCGGTGTCATTGATGGAGGGCTCATTGTCGAGTCTGGCAAGGTGCTGGATGTCTTCCTGAAGCCACAGCATCCAACCACACAAGAATTCGTGGAGCAAGTGGCGGATTCGACAGAGCTGCGTGAAGCGGTAGCTCAGGAAAAAGCGACAGGCAACCGAACCATCGCGAGGGTTACCTTCTTGGGAGAGCAGACATACCAGCCGATCTTATTTCAGACGATGCAAGAGACCGGTACCGTATTCAGCATCTTGCAAGGTACGATCTCGCGCATGAAGGATACACCGTATGGCCAGCTGGTCGTTGAGCTGGAAGGCGATGCCCAACAGAGTGAGCGTGCGATCCAGACGCTGCGGCAGCGCGGCCTTGAAGTGGAGGTGATTTAA
- a CDS encoding Ger(x)C family spore germination C-terminal domain-containing protein: MTTGEWRKMFKEATFRFHVKATIIRNGVMD, encoded by the coding sequence ATGACGACCGGTGAATGGCGGAAGATGTTCAAGGAAGCCACGTTTCGGTTTCATGTGAAAGCGACCATCATCCGAAATGGCGTAATGGATTAA
- a CDS encoding LCP family protein: protein MRIWKRMLLIVLVVVAATAGYYGYSFYQFAQDIQEPNVISPLPDGGAATKAAEIPQWDGKDRVNILLMGVDRRGMKNNGLPRSDSMMLVSIDPVSKRYDLFSILRDTYVDVPGNGSSRINAAIVDGGPDLAMKTVSQFTGLPVDRYVITDFEGFKALIDSVGGVELDVEKNMYYHDPTDKGVYDINLKKGVQQLDGNKALQYVRFRHDATSDYTRTERQRKLLAAVADQMKKGTTLIQLPSILKEVTPYVQTNIGTMDMMKLSSLGLNLNTQNPGKYQLPPMGMFHESHRAGSVLVPDVDQVQAFIQEAIQPATKQANTTVEDPSTSSTPQ, encoded by the coding sequence ATGCGAATATGGAAACGAATGTTGTTGATTGTACTTGTAGTAGTGGCCGCTACGGCAGGTTACTACGGGTATTCCTTTTATCAGTTTGCTCAAGATATTCAAGAGCCCAATGTAATCTCCCCACTGCCTGATGGTGGAGCAGCGACAAAGGCTGCTGAAATACCTCAGTGGGACGGGAAGGATCGCGTCAATATCCTGTTGATGGGTGTGGATCGCAGGGGCATGAAAAATAACGGATTGCCACGATCTGATTCCATGATGCTCGTGAGCATTGACCCGGTCAGCAAGCGATACGATCTGTTTTCGATCTTACGGGACACGTATGTAGATGTTCCGGGTAACGGCAGTTCGCGCATCAATGCGGCGATTGTCGATGGCGGGCCCGATTTGGCGATGAAGACCGTCAGTCAGTTCACTGGCTTGCCTGTTGATCGCTATGTCATTACCGATTTTGAAGGCTTCAAGGCATTGATTGACTCCGTAGGCGGTGTCGAGCTGGATGTGGAGAAAAATATGTACTACCACGACCCTACGGATAAAGGCGTTTACGACATTAATTTGAAAAAGGGTGTCCAGCAGCTGGACGGAAATAAAGCATTGCAATACGTGCGATTCCGTCATGATGCCACCTCCGATTATACGCGTACGGAGCGTCAGCGTAAATTGTTGGCCGCAGTAGCTGATCAGATGAAAAAGGGTACGACCCTGATCCAATTACCTTCGATTTTGAAAGAAGTAACACCATACGTCCAAACAAACATCGGAACGATGGATATGATGAAGCTGTCCTCCTTAGGGTTGAATCTCAACACGCAAAATCCAGGGAAGTACCAGCTTCCACCGATGGGCATGTTCCATGAATCGCATCGAGCTGGCTCTGTGCTCGTCCCAGATGTTGATCAAGTTCAAGCTTTTATTCAGGAAGCGATTCAGCCAGCTACCAAACAAGCTAATACGACAGTCGAAGATCCATCTACGAGCAGCACGCCTCAATGA
- a CDS encoding MFS transporter, with product MISPASLLQRYPREALLFLVASFINASGSAFMWPLTTLYVHTVLQRSMTEAGFALMLQSLAGIIGQFVGGSLFHRLGAKRLIVGSLFLQGCIQLAIPFTSSWNLYLALMIGLGFTFNLSSPAIQAFIGFRWKEQRRELFNIVYVSNNLGMAIGTSLAGIVAAISFQFTFLLNSASTLLFALFFFIFMKHITHQELVGDSAVHAQKRTGKETLQLLYKYQLYLFMAMGAGFIFFSTTVWNTGVAPHLTGLGMPLSNYSWLWTINGIIIFAGQPVTSWIKRLLRQSLSAQLVASAVAYGAGFGFMLLFHSSYLAFILGMIITTFGEMLISPTIPTFITEKTSDAAPFYLGMVGAITAVGRLLGPLAMGYMYDHGGIEPTLLLATAVSSTAVLLCLMHASFHRNRIGASTRSN from the coding sequence ATGATCTCACCAGCCTCTCTTTTGCAACGCTATCCGCGAGAAGCTTTATTGTTTTTGGTAGCCAGTTTTATCAACGCTTCCGGAAGCGCTTTCATGTGGCCACTAACCACTTTGTACGTACATACGGTTCTGCAACGCTCTATGACTGAGGCGGGCTTTGCCCTCATGCTGCAGTCTCTTGCCGGAATCATCGGTCAATTTGTCGGTGGTTCCCTGTTTCATCGGCTCGGAGCCAAGCGCCTTATCGTGGGTTCCCTGTTTTTGCAAGGCTGTATCCAGCTAGCTATCCCGTTTACAAGCAGCTGGAATCTCTACCTTGCCCTGATGATCGGACTTGGGTTTACTTTCAACCTCTCTTCTCCTGCGATTCAGGCGTTTATCGGTTTTCGCTGGAAGGAGCAGCGACGTGAATTGTTCAATATTGTGTACGTGAGCAATAACCTAGGAATGGCCATCGGCACTTCTCTGGCGGGTATTGTAGCTGCCATTTCGTTTCAGTTTACCTTCTTATTGAATAGTGCCAGCACCCTGCTCTTTGCGCTCTTCTTTTTTATCTTTATGAAGCATATCACTCATCAAGAATTAGTCGGTGACTCTGCTGTACACGCACAAAAACGTACGGGTAAAGAGACACTGCAGCTGCTGTACAAATATCAGCTGTACCTGTTCATGGCGATGGGCGCTGGCTTTATTTTCTTTTCTACCACGGTCTGGAATACCGGAGTCGCTCCCCATCTGACGGGTTTGGGCATGCCACTATCCAACTACAGCTGGCTATGGACCATCAACGGGATTATTATTTTTGCTGGTCAGCCAGTCACGAGCTGGATCAAACGCTTGTTACGACAAAGCTTGTCAGCCCAATTGGTAGCGAGTGCTGTAGCTTATGGTGCAGGCTTTGGGTTTATGCTGCTATTCCACAGCAGTTACCTGGCATTTATCCTGGGAATGATCATCACCACTTTTGGAGAGATGCTCATTTCTCCCACCATCCCTACTTTTATCACGGAAAAAACGAGTGATGCTGCACCTTTTTACCTCGGTATGGTAGGCGCTATTACTGCGGTTGGACGCTTACTGGGCCCACTGGCAATGGGATACATGTACGATCATGGCGGAATTGAGCCAACTTTGCTGCTGGCAACAGCTGTCTCCTCAACGGCTGTCCTCCTTTGCCTGATGCACGCATCCTTCCACCGCAACCGAATCGGTGCCTCGACCCGCTCCAATTAA